One stretch of Chitinophaga pendula DNA includes these proteins:
- a CDS encoding redoxin domain-containing protein, which produces MGIWGVLCLQEAEIIDFDRQAAVFAAANALVLGASTYSEYVHMGWRQQHPGLRQLHIPLLADTLKSLATAMGILDGVERVAYRATFIIDPENTVRDVSLYDMRTGRNVDEVLRVLQALQTTALTPCGWQPGEATIGDVH; this is translated from the coding sequence TTGGGGATATGGGGAGTATTGTGCCTGCAGGAGGCGGAGATCATTGATTTTGACCGGCAGGCGGCGGTGTTTGCTGCTGCGAATGCGTTGGTATTGGGTGCTTCTACTTATTCGGAATATGTACATATGGGATGGCGGCAGCAGCATCCGGGGTTACGGCAATTGCATATCCCGTTGCTTGCTGACACTTTGAAATCACTGGCAACGGCGATGGGTATACTGGATGGGGTAGAACGGGTGGCTTACCGGGCCACGTTTATTATAGACCCGGAAAATACAGTTCGAGATGTAAGTCTGTATGATATGCGTACGGGGCGTAATGTAGATGAGGTATTGCGGGTATTGCAGGCTTTACAGACGACGGCGTTGACGCCATGTGGCTGGCAGCCGGGTGAGGCGACTATCGGTGATGTTCATTGA
- a CDS encoding metal-dependent transcriptional regulator — protein MYSQAEENYLKALLKITCVNGEANVNQLSKDLDIKMPTVNSMMKKLAEKQLVHYESYKPVRLTPAGKKAAALILRKHRLTEMFLVAIMGFGWEEVHPIAEQIEHIQSPLFFEKMDNILNHPRVDPHGSPIPDKSGNLPQLRYTPLSACKEKDKVTFQAVADSSEEFLRFLNKKEMQLGMTMKIVHVEAFDGSMEVELAGAHREVLSSTACNRILVTVNKK, from the coding sequence ATGTATTCGCAAGCAGAAGAAAACTACCTGAAAGCATTGTTGAAGATCACCTGCGTAAATGGAGAGGCAAACGTAAACCAGCTGAGCAAAGACCTGGATATCAAAATGCCCACCGTCAACAGCATGATGAAAAAGCTGGCAGAAAAACAATTGGTACACTATGAAAGCTATAAACCTGTCAGACTCACACCGGCAGGCAAAAAAGCAGCAGCGCTGATATTGCGCAAACACCGCCTCACAGAGATGTTCCTCGTAGCAATAATGGGATTCGGCTGGGAAGAAGTACATCCCATCGCAGAACAAATAGAGCATATCCAATCGCCGCTCTTCTTCGAGAAAATGGATAATATTTTGAACCATCCACGTGTCGATCCGCATGGCTCACCTATACCTGATAAAAGCGGTAACCTGCCACAGCTACGATACACCCCGCTATCCGCTTGCAAGGAAAAAGATAAAGTAACCTTTCAGGCAGTAGCCGATTCGTCAGAAGAATTTCTGCGTTTCCTCAATAAAAAAGAAATGCAATTAGGCATGACCATGAAAATTGTACATGTAGAAGCTTTCGATGGCTCTATGGAAGTCGAATTGGCAGGCGCACACCGCGAAGTGCTTAGCTCCACCGCCTGCAACAGGATCTTGGTCACCGTCAATAAAAAATAA
- a CDS encoding M56 family metallopeptidase — MNNRWLIECDIFNQGIHAFCWMLLHSLWQGLILTMLAGLVMSFTRKAAANVRYNLLVSIMAAFLVTTAITFTYEWQAFGNDSQWSNTNRWSLASTTHRQWLTAIATYCSEHTIGLLTIWWMLFCFKCWQLGRGVLYLRHIRKGAAHLPTPEWQVRMAIFTEKLQLRRSVQLLESGLTKVPVVIGHFKPVIYMPLGLLTRLPAAQLEAVLLHELAHIHRHDYLINFVQHLAEAIFCCNPGFLWVSALLKQEREHCCDDLALQHTGKKKPLIQALVSFKEYAMYGATLTPAFPGQKQHLVQRAARLLQGSNTPLNTRERAFCFISMLTIALLLGALGTKKIFSTDNARQPLARVATTHLLSTSDADTQLKIHSRSNMHYQNPPEQKQQHKKMAQHEKPSQPSPKQTHKHKTITIDKQPVQKEAKEQAQMNIPEMAGNIHNPEAQVHYDKLKEAADRMRQQADRDRIQAEQHRQQAELDRQQADRDRIQADKDRKRADLDRQQAEKDRIRAEKDRAQAERDRARAERDRILAMQDRLSY, encoded by the coding sequence ATGAACAACAGGTGGCTCATCGAATGCGACATATTCAATCAGGGTATACATGCCTTCTGCTGGATGCTGCTGCATTCCCTGTGGCAGGGATTGATACTTACTATGCTGGCGGGCCTGGTAATGTCTTTTACCAGAAAGGCAGCTGCAAACGTACGCTATAACCTCTTGGTCTCAATAATGGCCGCCTTCCTGGTCACGACAGCTATTACATTCACATATGAATGGCAGGCCTTCGGTAACGACAGCCAATGGTCAAACACAAATAGATGGTCCCTCGCCAGCACAACACATAGGCAATGGTTGACAGCAATAGCCACCTATTGCTCCGAGCATACCATCGGCCTGCTCACCATCTGGTGGATGCTGTTCTGCTTTAAATGCTGGCAACTGGGTAGGGGAGTACTATATCTAAGGCATATACGTAAAGGAGCCGCGCACCTGCCCACACCCGAATGGCAGGTAAGAATGGCCATCTTTACAGAAAAGCTGCAACTCCGCCGGTCGGTGCAACTGCTCGAATCCGGCCTGACTAAAGTACCCGTCGTGATCGGCCATTTCAAACCAGTGATCTATATGCCACTGGGTTTACTGACCCGGCTGCCGGCAGCACAGCTGGAAGCCGTACTGCTGCATGAGCTCGCACATATACACCGTCACGATTACCTCATCAATTTCGTACAACACCTGGCAGAAGCCATATTCTGCTGCAACCCCGGATTCCTGTGGGTATCCGCGCTGCTCAAACAGGAAAGAGAACACTGCTGTGATGATCTCGCCCTGCAACATACGGGCAAAAAGAAACCACTGATACAGGCCCTGGTATCCTTCAAAGAGTATGCAATGTATGGCGCCACACTCACCCCGGCATTCCCCGGACAAAAACAACACCTGGTACAACGCGCCGCCCGCCTGCTGCAAGGCAGTAACACACCCCTGAATACCCGGGAAAGGGCTTTCTGTTTTATCAGCATGCTGACCATCGCCCTCCTGTTAGGTGCGTTAGGAACAAAAAAGATATTTAGTACCGATAATGCCCGGCAACCATTGGCCAGAGTAGCTACCACACATCTGCTATCGACCAGCGATGCAGATACACAGCTGAAGATACATAGCCGCAGTAATATGCACTATCAGAACCCGCCGGAACAGAAACAACAGCACAAAAAGATGGCACAGCACGAAAAACCATCGCAGCCCTCACCTAAGCAGACACATAAACACAAAACAATAACGATAGACAAACAGCCGGTGCAAAAAGAAGCTAAGGAGCAAGCACAAATGAACATACCGGAAATGGCAGGGAATATCCATAACCCGGAAGCACAGGTACACTACGACAAACTAAAAGAAGCAGCCGATCGCATGCGCCAGCAAGCCGACCGCGATCGTATCCAGGCAGAACAACATAGACAACAGGCAGAACTCGACCGGCAACAAGCCGACCGCGATCGCATACAAGCCGATAAAGATCGCAAACGTGCCGACCTCGATCGCCAGCAGGCAGAAAAAGACCGCATCCGCGCAGAAAAAGATCGGGCACAGGCAGAACGAGATAGGGCAAGAGCCGAAAGAGATCGCATCCTGGCTATGCAAGACAGACTATCTTATTAA
- a CDS encoding BlaI/MecI/CopY family transcriptional regulator: MRGKKEISRETVPTRAEMDVLQVLWQHGPSTVRFVHDTLNQQKEAVQYTSTLKLMQVMTEKGMLTRDESSMKHIYSAALEEEKTKGTLLSRFVDNMYNGSVSNLMMALLGNDKTSKKELKVLKEMLDKLDDKQ, translated from the coding sequence ATGAGAGGTAAAAAAGAAATATCCAGAGAAACAGTACCGACCAGAGCAGAAATGGACGTACTACAGGTACTCTGGCAACATGGGCCTTCCACCGTACGTTTTGTACACGATACCCTCAATCAGCAGAAAGAGGCGGTACAATATACCTCTACCCTCAAGCTGATGCAGGTCATGACCGAAAAGGGAATGCTGACGCGTGACGAAAGTAGTATGAAACATATCTACAGCGCAGCATTGGAAGAAGAAAAAACAAAAGGGACCTTGCTTTCCCGCTTTGTAGATAATATGTACAATGGCTCCGTCAGTAACCTGATGATGGCCCTCCTGGGCAATGATAAAACTTCAAAGAAAGAACTGAAAGTGCTGAAGGAAATGCTGGACAAACTCGACGATAAGCAATAG
- a CDS encoding TolC family protein, producing MKHSTINIKRSIGIGILMIAITCTANAQTDTLRLEQAREMALQQNHLVKIQREKLQETKAKIINARSKNKPLIFASGNYIYNGVTKDYVIPKGVLGSLAGNPLPLSDISLSVSKHHLLMGSVMAYQPISQLGKIGVGIQAAEADLQIATAQVTKAELEIQQGVEKLYYAYLMALQQREEASANIALSELKLYDVESALMAGKTEEVNKIGLQADLASQQQKRLQIENQIEDYAADLRQLTGIGGSGWLYLPDVTTPLPPLPALESYLKQTDNNPDVKMAGMNIQKAGYGIDAAKQDRMPNIGLMGGYTYQNVVPLLPGHNYFLGVNLSWNIIDFGKRRSEIDQYVSQKKQAEEYLAHTREELHTQVEKAYRKASQSYRLIAVAEKAVQYRREEYRLKNDRKAAGLTLPKDVLETKVALAKAEQDRYSAQMAYRIALTDLQKLTGNTIPAY from the coding sequence ATGAAGCATAGTACCATTAACATAAAAAGAAGCATAGGCATCGGCATTTTGATGATCGCTATCACCTGCACCGCCAACGCACAGACAGATACCCTGCGGCTGGAACAAGCCCGCGAAATGGCCCTGCAACAAAACCACCTCGTTAAAATCCAACGGGAGAAATTACAGGAAACCAAAGCTAAAATCATCAACGCCCGCAGTAAGAATAAACCCCTCATATTCGCCAGCGGTAACTATATATACAACGGCGTCACCAAAGACTACGTCATCCCCAAAGGTGTCCTCGGCTCCCTGGCAGGCAATCCCCTGCCACTCTCAGATATCAGCTTATCCGTTAGCAAACATCACCTGCTCATGGGCAGCGTAATGGCCTATCAACCAATCAGCCAGCTGGGCAAGATAGGAGTGGGCATACAAGCCGCCGAAGCCGACCTGCAGATCGCAACCGCACAGGTGACCAAAGCCGAACTGGAAATACAACAAGGGGTAGAGAAGTTGTACTACGCCTACCTCATGGCCCTGCAGCAAAGAGAAGAAGCCTCCGCCAATATCGCATTGTCAGAACTCAAACTGTACGATGTAGAAAGCGCCCTCATGGCAGGTAAGACAGAAGAAGTGAACAAAATAGGACTACAGGCCGACCTCGCCAGTCAACAGCAAAAGCGGTTACAAATAGAGAATCAGATAGAAGACTACGCGGCCGATCTCCGCCAGCTCACGGGTATCGGTGGTTCAGGCTGGTTATACCTGCCCGATGTCACCACGCCACTACCACCCCTTCCTGCACTGGAAAGCTATCTCAAACAGACAGACAATAACCCCGATGTGAAGATGGCCGGTATGAATATTCAAAAGGCAGGCTACGGTATCGATGCTGCTAAACAAGACCGCATGCCCAACATCGGACTAATGGGTGGTTATACCTATCAGAACGTTGTGCCTCTGCTACCAGGACACAATTACTTCCTGGGCGTTAACCTCAGCTGGAATATCATAGACTTCGGCAAGCGCCGGTCCGAAATAGACCAGTATGTATCGCAGAAAAAACAGGCGGAAGAATACCTGGCCCATACCAGGGAAGAACTACATACACAGGTAGAAAAAGCCTACCGCAAAGCCTCCCAGTCATACCGGCTTATTGCCGTAGCAGAAAAAGCCGTGCAATATCGCCGCGAGGAATACCGCCTTAAAAATGACCGTAAAGCAGCAGGACTTACCTTGCCCAAAGATGTACTGGAAACCAAAGTCGCTCTGGCTAAAGCAGAACAGGATCGGTATAGCGCACAAATGGCCTATCGCATCGCTCTCACCGACCTGCAAAAATTGACAGGCAACACTATACCTGCATATTAG